From a single Artemia franciscana chromosome 9, ASM3288406v1, whole genome shotgun sequence genomic region:
- the LOC136030762 gene encoding putative ankyrin repeat protein RF_0381 has translation MHRIHNLTKRSRAYCAEKEKLHLYKLLISNRTNVNILNLFHDTPLHFGAKGKLGVCKLLISNGANVNALNKLNQTPLHYAAELGKVATCKFLISKGANINALDHLNNTALHFSAQQGKVNVCRLLVSHGARINCVSNYGFTPLHALWISAQRRYIYESCENKFTGVQRKRYIYDYHHPLLKSEEAKKRKLSVCMMLISNGANVNALNCLNETPLDLAAMLGYVDICKLLISHGTNIKASNNVKRWKPPPLNCAAGDGYIAICDLLISNGANIHLLDVGEKTPLHCAASRGKVAVCRLLISKGANVNALNWLNETPLNCAAREGYIAICDLLISNGANIHLLGHGDNTPLHWAASGGKVAVCKLLISKGANINAVNKMNMTPLDYTIHENESAIVYRSFYSSDSTWSRQVDVFKLLVENGANINNSCFMNCDTPLHFAVRHQLLSVSKLIISKGVDVNSLNGKNETPLMLSFSKKYVALTEYLLENKASYCPGGREYGRDIYSSMLTWLVKEVSLEKAITKKWFWRLGNLIFKTYDFSASTLKSSCRKRIREDEPHIKIGNNFKNVHIPKTLKEYLIHLGELVDLFEENICAEISSQAQVLFEETSSAETSAPRNKKRKLTNKDEQVNKKV, from the coding sequence ATGCATCGAATACATAATTTGACTAAGAGATCACGGGCATATTGTGctgagaaagaaaaattacatttgtATAAGCTGTTGATTTCAAATAGGACTAATGTAAATATCCTTAATTTATTTCACGACACACCCTTACACTTTGGAGCCAAAGGAAAATTAGGCGTTTGTAAGctgttgatttcaaatggtgccaACGTAAATGCTTTAAACAAATTGAATCAAACCCCGTTACATTATGCTGCTGAGCTAGGAAAAGTAGCTACTTGTAAGTTTTTGATTTCAAAAGGTGCTAATATAAATGCCTTAGATCATTTGAATAACACAGCCTTACATTTTTCTGCTCAGCAAGGAAAGGTTAATGTTTGTAGGCTGCTTGTTTCACATGGTGCCAGAATAAATTGTGTAAGTAATTATGGGTTCACACCTTTACATGCATTGTGGATATCTGCACAACgtagatatatatatgaaagttgtgaaaataaatttaccgGGGTTCAACGTAAAAGGTACATTTATGATTATCATCATCCGCTACTAAAGTCAGaggaagctaaaaaaagaaaattatctgTTTGTATGATGCTGATTTCAAACGGTGCCAACGTAAATGCCTTAAACTGTTTAAACGAAACCCCGTTAGACCTTGCTGCCATGCTAGGCTATGTAGATATTTGTAAGCTGCTGATTTCACATGGCACCAATATAAAGGCCTCAAACAATGTTAAACGATGGAAACCACCACCGTTAAACTGTGCTGCAGGTGATGGATACATAGCTATTTGTGATCTGCTGATATCAAATGGCGCTAATATACATTTGCTTGATGTTGGTGAAAAAACACCGTTACACTGCGCTGCTTCTAGAGGAAAAGTAGCTGTTTGTAGGCTACTGATTTCAAAAGGTGCCAACGTAAATGCCTTAAACTGGTTAAACGAAACCCCGTTAAACTGTGCTGCACGTGAAGGATACATAGCTATTTGTGATCTGCTGATATCAAATGGTGCCAATATACATTTACTCGGTCATGGTGATAACACACCGTTGCACTGGGCTGCTTCTGGAGGAAAAGTAGCTGTTTGTAAGCTactgatttcaaagggtgccaaTATAAATGCCGTCAATAAAATGAATATGACACCATTAGATTATACTATCCATGAAAATGAAAGCGCCATCGTGTATAGGAGTTTTTATTCGAGTGATTCTACCTGGTCAAGACAGGTTGATGTTTTCAAGCTGCTGGTGGAAAACGGCGCCAATATAAATAATTCTTGTTTTATGAATTGTGATACACCATTACACTTTGCTGTTAGACACCAACTACTTTCTGTTAGCAAGCTAATTATTTCAAAGGGTGTAGATGTAAACAGTTTAAACGGTAAAAATGAGACGCCCTTAATgctatctttttcaaaaaaatatgttgCCTTAACGGAATATCTTCTTGAAAACAAAGCATCTTATTGTCCTGGAGGAAGAGAATATGGAAGGGATATATATTCTTCAATGCTTACTTGGCTAGTAAAAGAGGTTAGTTTAGAAAAGGCAATAACTAAGAAGTGGTTTTGGAGACTAGGTAACCTTATCTTTAAAACCTATGACTTCAGCGCATCTACTCTGAAATCGAGTTGCCGGAAAAGGATTAGGGAAGATGAACCTCATATCAAAATAggcaataattttaaaaatgttcatattccaaaaacattaaaagaataCTTAATACACCTAGGGGAACTTGTAGAtttgtttgaagaaaatatctGTGCAGAAATCTCATCTCAAGCTCAAGTTTTGTTTGAAGAAACCTCATCTGCAGAAACCTCCGCTCCTAGgaacaaaaaacgaaaactgACGAATAAGGATGAACAAGTGAATAAGAAAGTCTAA